From the genome of Psychrobacter sp. M13:
CATTAGATAGCTCTTTGGTAAAATCGACAGCGGCTTTATCAGTCTGATCTTGGTAAGTGACTTTAAGTGCTTTTGCGCCTTCTGTTGCGGCCTCAAAAGTTTCGGCAATCACGACAGCTATAGGCTGACCATGATAGAACACTTCACTTACACCTTGAGCGGGTGCTTTGGTTGCGCCGCCTTGCTGCGGATTGCGTAAGAAATGCTCTGGATCGGTTATAACTTTGATAATGCCAGGAATATTATCTACAGAGCTATTGTCGATATTATCTACTTTACCCTTAGTAATAGTTGCTCCAACCAAGACGCCATAGACTTGGTTCTCTAGGTGAATCTCTGCTGAATAAGGGGCTTGACCGCTGACTTTCAATGAGCCATCAACGCGATTAATAGGCTTGCCAACCAATTTGCTTGCCGTTTTGTCAAATAGGGTTTCGACAGGCTTATCCATGGTCATTTTTTTGGTCGATTCTGCTGGAAGTACTGAGTCCAATAATGACATGATTATGCTCCCTCATTCGATAGTAAACGGCTTGCTAGTGCGCGCTGAATAACTTGTTTAAATAAACGGCGTGTTAGCGGTATCTTGAAGTCATTTTGACCACTACCTTTAGCCTCTTTTAATAATAAATCTGCCGCCTGTTTGATGACCCCATCATTACCGTCAGTACCTATTAATAACGCTTCGACTGCTTCGTTGCGCCACGGCTGAGTACCAATGCCGCCAAATGCTAAGCGAACCGTGTCCAAATTACCGCTATCATCAACATCTATGATAGCTGCACAAGATAACAAGGCAAAAGCGTATGAGGCGCGATCACGTACTTTGTCATAAGTATGCATGCCTCTGATCGGTGCTGGCAGTACCACATGGGTGATTAGCTCACCTGACTCTAGTACCGTTTCGATATGTGGGGTGTCTTTTGGCAAGCGATAAAAATCTTTGACATTAATTTTACGAGTTGAGCCATCTGCTTTTATAGTTTCAATAGTAGCGTCTAACAGGCGCATCGCTACTGCCATATCAGAGGGGTGCTGAGCGATACACGCGTCGCTCGTGCCTAATATTGCCAAAGTGCGATTCTCACCACTGATAGCGGGACAACCAGAACCTGGATTACGCTTATTACAAGCGCTATCAGTCTGATAAAAATAGTAGCAACGCGTACGCTGTAAGAAGTTACCGCCTGTCGTGGCTTTATTACGCAGCTGACCGGTCGCCCCTGCCAAAATAGTACGCGATAACACAGGATAATTGGCGATGATCTCAGGATGAGCGGCCAGATCACTATTGGTAACGAGCGTACCGATTCGCAATCCGCCATCGTCCGTCATCTCTACTTGCGCAAGCTCTAAACGGGTCACGTCAACTAATTTGGTTGGCGTTTCAATCTCAAGCTTCATTAAATCTAAGAGGTTGGTACCGCCTGCGATAAATGAGGCCTCTTTAGGAGTTGCAAACATAACCGCTTGCTGCGGCTCAAGGGCGCGAATATATTCAAAGCGTTTCATGAGCGTTCTCCTTGCAGGCTAGCATTGGTTTGCTTATCTATTGACTGAGAAGTTGATGATTTGCTTAACTGAGTTTCACTGGGTGGCGGTGACCAAATACCTGTGATAGAAGTGCCGTTCTTTGCAGCTACAGACTTATCTGAAGCTTGATTTGACAGTACTTGATGAATAGCTTTTATGATATTAGGATAAGCAGAACAGCGGCAGATATTACCACTCATACGCTCAGCGATTTCTTGTACTAGCAGTCCATCTGGATTTTGCAGATCAGTGCTCACATAGCTTGGCCAATTTTGCTGAATCTCATCTATTAAAGCCGTCGCTGAGCAGATCTGTCCTGGCGTACAATAGCCGCATTGAAAGGCATCATGATCAATAAAGGCTTGTTGCAACTCAGATAACGACTCAGGCATACCGATGCCCTCAATCGTCGTAATCTCGTCACCATCGTGCATAATCGCTAGCGTCAGACATGAATTCACACGCTCACCATTGATCAAAATAGTACAAGCGCCGCATTGACCATGGTCGCAGCCCTTTTTGGGACCGGTAATCTGTAAGTGTTGACGACATAGATCAAGGATCGTCGTTCGAGGATCAAGGTCATCAAAGTGATGCTCTTGTTTATTAATATTCAAAGTAAGCATGCTGGCTTCTCGCTGGCAGGTGATAAGGGCTATCCATAAAAGTTAATAGTTTTTAGTTCTGTTATTACTAAGCATAGCTATTAAGCTTGGTCATTAATTAAAATTATCAGACATGATTAACTGCGTCAGTAATAATGCAATTTATTATGACTTATTAGGCAAATAGGTTTTGTTTTAGCTTTGTAGTGCTTAGAGTGGAGTTTTTTGACTAGAATATGAATGATAATTATTTAATACTCCGTATAAAAAGTCACTCTATTATCCCGTAAAAATCCACCCAGCCCTAAACCATAGCGTTCAGCTACTCTTACCGCAGTACTTGTCGGGGCTGACATGCCCACTAGCCATGGCAGGCGCATACGAATAGATTTCTGTACTAGCTCAATAGATAATCGTGAAGTCATAACTACGCAGTGAACTTCTGCCTTGTGACGTAACTGCCAGCCAATAAGCTTATCCAGCGCATTATGACGCCCAACGTCCTCAAATAAATGCAACGTATTACCCTGCATGGTCGCTGCAGCATGAACCGCGCCTGTTAATTTATGGGTATGTTGAGTTGCATCGATTTGTGCGCGTATAGCTAGTAGCTCATCAAGACTAGGTTGACTTATATCGATATTCTTTTGATTATGTTGTAAATAAAAACTTAAATCAGGTAATGCTTGGGTGATTCCTGTAATACCACACATTCCACAACCTGTACGCCCTGCCAGCATACGCTTTTGTGCTTGAATACGTTGATGACAGCGTTGGCTCAAGGTCAGCTCAATAACATAAGTGTCGTAATCTAGTAGATGCTCAAAACTATTAAGTTCAGAATGATCGTCATTATCATTTTTACTATTTATAGCGTTATCTTGAGTAAAAGCGTTCAGTTTTGCTTCATCGCTTAACTGCATCACCTCCCAATCCAATAGCTCAAAGCTGTGCTCGATAAGCCCTTCACTATATAAAAAGCCGATAGCTAAATACTCTAGCTGATGTGGACTTGCCATCAATACTGCGTAGTGAATGCCATTAATCACGATAGCAACCGCAGCTTCTACCGCTAGACTGGCGGGCTTATCTTCAATAATCAAATTTTCTACGTTTGAATTTTCGACGTTAAAGTTTTCAAGATTTGAATCTTTAATAATTGAGTTTTCATCATTTAATAAAGTAGCTGTTGGACAATAGTGTCTTAGAGTAGGATGAATGCGTGCAAGTGGAGTCGATTCAATTGGTTTAGTCACTTTATCAACCTTTATACTTTTAGATATTATTTGAGTGTCGCAATCGATATTAAATAAAATAGGTGGGTTAACCTTAAGCCAACCCACCCTGAAATCATTATAAAAAAATCACTTTGTACTAAGCAAAAGCAGCTTGCGGGCTGACCTCACTATCGACTTCTTTAGCGCTCTTATCTTTTACTTTAACGGGCTTGGCGCGCTCCAAAATAACCGTTGATGACTTATAGGCAGGGATATGCGAGTCTGGCGCATGGGTATCTAAGTCGAATAAATCATTGCACTCAGGATAGTAGGTCGCCACCGCGTTAGCCGCGATATCCATCTCTGTTAACACTAAAGGCCCAAGGGTACGTATCTGACCATGACTGTCTTGACGCGATACCGTAACTCTATCGCCTTTTCTCCAACCTATACGCTGGATCTCATCAGGATGCATAAATAGCACATCACGGCGATCTGTTTGACGGTAGCGATCCTTGTAGCCAAAAATCATAGTATTAAACTGATCGTGACTACGTACACTAGTCAATTGCCATACTTGTTGATGAGCTTCAATAGCACTATTGTTATCATCGTAATCGACATTGCCCAATTGTAGATCGGCATTTGCCTCGGTCATTTGTGCCGCTACAAAAGTGATCGGATATTGTGGTACTTCAAACTGCGCCTTGCCACTATCTGTATTCCAAACCCGATGGCGCGCGGGATGATATAGATGAAAACCTCGATCAGCCTCGCGGACACGCTTATTAAAGCTTTCAAAGCCTTCAATAGCTTCAGCGACGTAATCACGAATAATATCAAAATCCTCACTCATGGCCTGCCAATCAATTGGGTCATCCGCGCCTAATACATGAGTTGCCATATCAGCGATGATTTGCACCTCGGATTTTATCATGTCGCTAATCGGTTTAAGACTGCCCTGCGAGCGCGATACTTGACACATTGAATCCTCGGTCGTTGCAAACTGCTCACCCTTTTTGGTCATAATGCTCTCAGTACGGCTAATACAAGGTAGAATCAAATTGTTCGCCCCAGGATATAGCATAGTACCGTTGAGCTTAGTGCCAACAAATACGTTAAGCTGAGTAGTCGTCAACGCTTGTTGGATAGCGCTCATATTAGGCGCGGCTACGGCATAATTGCCACCCATACTGACAAAGGCTTTTAGCTCACCGTCTATCAATGCTTTCGCGCCAGCTACCACATCGAAACCGTCCTCTTGTGGCATAGGACGCTTGAATACTTTCTCTAAGCTATCGAGCAGCTTTTGCCCAGGCCGCTCATGCACACCCATCGTCCGATCACCTTGCACATTAGAGTGTCCGCGTATTGGTGATGCGCCGCCACCATCAACGCCGACCATGCCCATTAGCAGTAATAAATTGGTAATCATCGCCACATTGTCATCGCCTTGCACGTGTTGAGTGATTCCCATACCCCAAGTGCAAATGGTCTTTGGACTGTTGGCAACTAACTTCGCAATGCTGACAATCTCATCTTTGCTAATTCCAGAGCCACGCTCAACGTCGCTCCAAGATTGTTGGCGTAACCAATAATCAAGCTCTGTATAACCAGAAGTATGCTGCTCTATAAAGTCGTTATCGATTTTATTATTCTTAGTCAGCCATTTGGCAATACCTGTCAATAGCGCTGTATCACCACCGATTTGAATTTGAATCACATTATCGACTAGATCATCGCTCTGACCCATTGCCATATGCGTAGGCTTTTGGGGGTTTCTAAAAGCGCTTAGCCCTTGCTCACGCATCGGATTGATCGAGATAATTTTGCAGCCTTGCTTGTGTGCATGAGCGAGCATCTCCAGCATACGCGGATGATTCGTCGCAGGATTTTGCCCAAACATCATAATCAGTTTGGCTTGCTCAAAATCCTCTAGCATTACCGTCGCTTTACCAACGCCTAATTGACGACCTAACATCACTGAGGTTGGCTCATGACACATATTTGAGCAATCTGGCAGGTTATTAGTACCAAAGCAGCGCACAAATAATTGATATAAAAAGGCGGGTTCATTGGTCACGCGACCTGAGGTATAAAATAGCGCCTCATCAGGAGAATTAAGCGCATTTAACTGTTCAGCGATAATTTTATAAGCATCCAACCAAGCGATTGGTAAATATTTATCTTGCGCAGCGTCATAACGCATCGGCTCCGATAAACGCCCGCTATGCTCAAGCTCATAACCATTCCAACCTTGTAGCTCAGTCACGGTATGTCTAGCGAAAAACTCCGCATCGGCTTTGGTCGACATTGTCTCGCTTGCCAGCACTTTTATTCCCGTCTCACAGACATCTAGCGTCTTATGAGTCTTATGATCAGGCCAAGCACAGCCTGGACAATCAAAGCCACCATTAGGCTGGTTACTACTGAATACACTTAAACTACCACGAGTAAAAGCTTTATAATCCATCAGCTTACGAGTTGAGGCAATTAGCGCGGGCCAACCAGCGGCTGGGTGGGAATAAATAGGAATCTTGCGCATAATAGACCTCATTAATGAATTGCTATGGACTCTGAGTTTGCAAAGTAGCTACATCTAAATCATACTAAAAGCACGGTGCAGATAACCAGTAAAAACTTGTTAATAGAGTTGTTTTTATAATGGTTATAGCCTCTTCACTTTGAAACCGATATAGTGCTACTGATATATAATTTACGCAGGCTCGACGCCGCGTAGACACAGCACGCCAAAAAACTTATACCAGTAGCACGGCGATAATGACGTATCGATTTTATTTCGAACTGACTAAGGCATGTTGAAACACTTTGTTAAGTTTGCTTTATTGAGAATTATGTAGCTGATGCTTGTAGCATTGACAGCAGTGCTTAATTTTTATAAAGTTTAGTAAAATTAATCGCTTATAATGATCCATATAAGCATCTATAAAACTTTATACACAGCAGCTAAAACCGTCAAGGATGACATTATGCAAAATGAGTCAGTATCAAATGTTAGAGAAAACGTCACTGAGGCTGAATGGAAAATGCGCGTCGATCTCGCCGCTTGTTATCGACTGATTGCGATGTATGGCTGGGATGATCTAGTTTTCACTCATATATCCGCCCGTGTGCCAGACACCGAAGATGCATTTTTGATTAATCCTTACGGCTTATTATTTGAAGAAATCACCGCCTCAAATCTCGTCAAAGTCAATCAAGCGGGCGAAAAAATATCGCCATCTGATTACGATATCAATCCAGCAGGATTTACCATCCATAGCGCTGTACATGGCGCACGTCACGATGCCCACTGCGTACTACATTTGCACACTGGCGATGGCGTCGCGGTATCAGCGCAAGAGCAAGGTTTGCTACCTATCTCGCAGCAGTCGTTATTTCCACTATCTAATTTGGCTTATCATGACTATGAAGGCATCGCCTTAAACCCTGAGGAAAAAGTGCGATTGGTGGCGGATCTTGGCGATGCTAACTTTATGATACTACGCAATCACGGCTTGTTGACTTGTGCTAGCAGCGTCGCCGATGCCTTTTTGTTTATGTACATCATGCAAAAAGCTTGCGAGGTGCAAATTAAAGCGCAAAGTGGCGGCGCTACTTTAACCCAAATACCCGCGCAGATATTAGCAGGTATTCAAGCGGCATCGGCACAGGTAACCAAAGGCGCTGGCGGTGATATTGCTTGGCCTGCTCTGTTAAGAAAACTACGCCGAACTGACTCTTCGTTTGAAGAATAAAAGAATAAGTAGATGATGGGAATTCAGTGATGATACCTTTAAGTGATTGGCAGAATCAGGGACAATATCAGTTTATTAATGGACAGCAGATTTTTACTCGGTATGGAGGAGACAAAAACGCGCCAGCCTTAGTATTGATTCACGGTTATCCTAGTGCTAGTTGGGATTGGGAGGGCATGTGGGATGAGCTGACACAGCACTACTATGTGATCACACTTGATATGCTAGGTTTTGGCTTGTCGGATAAACCTAAAAATGCAAACTATCTGCTCAGCGAGCAAGCCGATCTTTTTGAGACTGTACTAGATGGACTTAATATCGATAGCTATCATATTTTGGCGCATGATTATGGCGATACCGTCGCGCAAGAGCTACTAGCAAGGCAAGTTTATGATAGCGATATTAATAAGAAGCACATCGCCAGTGTCTGCTTTTTAAATGGTGGTCTATTTCCTGAAACTCATAAGCCGATACTCGTTCAAAAACTATTACTCTCGCCATTAGGTTTTTTGATCTCAAAGCTCATCACCAAGCAGAAATTTGCCACTAATTTGCAAAAAATATTCGGTCCTAATACTCAGCCAACACCTGAGACTATCGATACGTTATGGCAGCTGCTTAGCTACAATAATGGCTTGAGGGTAATGCACAAATTAATCAATTATATTCCACAGCGTAAAGAGCATCGCGAGCGCTGGGTAGGTGCTATTACTGATAGCTTGATACCGATCAAGCTAATCGCTGGCGCGAAAGACCCGATCTCAGGTCAGCACATGATTGACCGTTATCGCAAGCTGATTCCTAATGCCAATATTACGACAATGCCAATGCTAGGGCATTATCCGCAAATAGAAAATGCCGCTGCTATTACTAAGGCTTATTTAGCATTTAGAGAGCGTATTGATTAATAAATATAAAAAAGCAGCCAAATAACGAATTATTTGGCTGCTTCAAATTTTTAATAATTAAACTAACAACTATAGCGAGATGTGCTGAGCTTCGCCTTTTTCAACCGCAAGTTTGGCAGCAGCAGAGGCAACGGCTAAATCTTGCAAGCCAACGCCCGTACCATCAAATAAGGTAATCTCATCATCATTGCTACGACCCGCATGGTCGCCATTGATGACCGCACCGATTGGCGTGATGTCAGACTCTTTGATCGTGCCCGCTTTGATCGCGTGCTGGGTTTCACCTAAGCTAATAGACTGTGCAATTTCATCAGTAAATACGGTCGCAACTGCCATCAGATCAGCATCTACTTCTTGCTTACCGACCGTATCCGTACCCATGCAAGCGATATGCGTACCTGGTTTGATCCAATCTTTCATCAATAATGGCTCAAACGCTGAGGTAATCGTGATGATGACATCAGCCTCGGCACACAACTGCTCACGATCAACTGACTCAAACGGGATACCAGCCTCATCAGCAACGGCTTTTAAGTTGCCAAGTTGATCAGCATCTTTATTCCAAGCGACTACCTTTTCAAAACTGCGTTGCTCAAGAGCCGCACGTAATTGAAAAGTAGACTGATGACCTGCACCAACCATACCTAATACTTTGCTGTCTTTGCGCGCTAGGTGGGCGATTGATACCGATGATGCCGCGGCAGTACGAACCGCAGTTAGATAGTTGCCGCCGACGAGCGCACGTAATTTACCATTATCAGGATTGAATAGAAAAATAGTGGATTGATGGTTCGTTAAGCCTTTGGCTGCATTGCCTGGCCAGTAGCCACCTGACTTTAGACCTAATGACTTACCTTTTTTATCAAAGCCTGACTTGAAGCCATAAAGCGCATCAGCATAGCCGATAGCTTCACGAATAACAGGGAAGTTATAAGCATCTCCGCTTGCCATTGAAGCAAATACGTTTTCAACCGCAATAAATGCTGAAGGGCGATCAATGACTGATTTACAGGCCTCTTCTGAGACAATGATTAAGCCTTCGTTATTGGCATCGTTGTTATTAACATCGTTATTAGCTGTACTCATCATAAATTCCTTTTATTATTGATGTTTATCAAATTCTTAAAAAATTTTAAATATTTTTTATAAAATTAGGGGCCGCTGTAGGCTAAAGCTACAACAGCCCCTGTTAAACTAAACGGATAAAATTAAACGAATGGCTAGTAGTTCTAGCTTTGCACTAATTAGTATGCGCGACCACGTGCAGATACTGGCCATACAGACTCAACTTTGCCGTTACGTACGCCAATGTAGAAGTCATGGATGTTACAAGTAGGATCACAATGACCTGGTACTAGTTTTAGTTTTTCGTTAATTTTTAGCACAGCATCAGGATCGCTTACTACGCCATGCTCATCTGAGCACTTAACATATTCAACGTCATCACGACCGTAGATGAATGGTAGGCCACTATCTACTGATTGTGCTTTTAGACCTGCATCAACGATAGCTTTGTCAGGTTTTGCATGGCTCATCACAGAAGTCAGGATGAACAAAGCGTTTTCCCACTCACCAGCATCAATACGATTGCCGTCTTCATCTAAGATACGACCATAGTCAGCATCCATAAACGCGTAAGAACCACACTGTAATTCGTTGAAAACACCTGAATTACTTTCGAAGTAGTAACTACCTGTACCACCACCTGAAACGAATTCTGGCTTTAGACCAATCTCAGTTAGCGCATCGATAGCTTCTTGTACTTGATCGATAGCGATTTGAGTTTTAGCTTTACGATCACTATAGCTGTCCATGTGCTGCATCGCACCTTGGTAGGCTTGAATACCAGTGAAATGGATGTTTTCAGCAGCATCAATAGCTTTGGCAATCTCTACAACTGCTTCAGTCGTTGTTACACCACAACGACCCGCGCCACAATCGATTTCGATATAGCAATTAAGCTCAGTACCCGCTTCGGTTGCCGCAGCTGATAACTCGGCAGCGCTATCGATATCATCGACACAAACGGTGACTTTTGCACCTAGTTTAGGTAAGTTAGCTAAACGCTTGAGCTTAGCAGGCTCACGTACTTGGTTTGATACTAAGATATCTTTGATACCACCGCGTGCAAACACTTCCGCCTCTGATACTTTCTGACAGCATACGCCGATAGCGCCGCCCATTTCTTCTTGCAGTTTTTGTACGTCAACTGACTTATGCATTTTACCGTGGCTACGATGACGCATACCATGGTCTTTAGCATAGTCGCCCATTTTTTTGACGTTACGCTCAAGGGCGTCAAGATCCAAGATCAAGCAAGGGGTTTGAATATCAGCTTCATCCATACCAACTTCAGCAGGGACGTTAAAACCAACTTCTAATTCTTCAGTAATCATTCTCATGCTCCATTTATTTTGATTAATTGTATCTGACTATAAAAGGGTCATTAACTTGCGCATAACTTACGCTTAATCAATGCCCAGTTTTGTTGCGCCAAGTATTTAAAGATCATACTTAGCATCAATACCTAATTATTGTTGCTAAGTTGCAATTGTTGCTCAGTTGCTATTGTTTCTTAGCTGCTAATACTTAATGGCTTAAGATTAGTTCCAAGGCAGTTTATCAAGATCTACGTTACCACCTGTGATAATGACCCCAACCTTTTTACCTGCAAACACGTCTTTGTTCTTTAAGATAACAGCAAGCGGTACAGCACAACTTGGCTCAATGACAATTTTCATATGCGTCCAAGTCAGTTTCATCGCTGCCACGATTTCTTCTTCGGTCGCGGTCAGAATATCAGTGACATAGTTGCTAACAAAGTGCCAAGTTAAATCTTTTAAGGGTACTTTTAGACCAT
Proteins encoded in this window:
- a CDS encoding xanthine dehydrogenase family protein subunit M; translation: MKRFEYIRALEPQQAVMFATPKEASFIAGGTNLLDLMKLEIETPTKLVDVTRLELAQVEMTDDGGLRIGTLVTNSDLAAHPEIIANYPVLSRTILAGATGQLRNKATTGGNFLQRTRCYYFYQTDSACNKRNPGSGCPAISGENRTLAILGTSDACIAQHPSDMAVAMRLLDATIETIKADGSTRKINVKDFYRLPKDTPHIETVLESGELITHVVLPAPIRGMHTYDKVRDRASYAFALLSCAAIIDVDDSGNLDTVRLAFGGIGTQPWRNEAVEALLIGTDGNDGVIKQAADLLLKEAKGSGQNDFKIPLTRRLFKQVIQRALASRLLSNEGA
- a CDS encoding 2Fe-2S iron-sulfur cluster-binding protein — its product is MLTLNINKQEHHFDDLDPRTTILDLCRQHLQITGPKKGCDHGQCGACTILINGERVNSCLTLAIMHDGDEITTIEGIGMPESLSELQQAFIDHDAFQCGYCTPGQICSATALIDEIQQNWPSYVSTDLQNPDGLLVQEIAERMSGNICRCSAYPNIIKAIHQVLSNQASDKSVAAKNGTSITGIWSPPPSETQLSKSSTSQSIDKQTNASLQGERS
- a CDS encoding formate dehydrogenase accessory sulfurtransferase FdhD; protein product: MTKPIESTPLARIHPTLRHYCPTATLLNDENSIIKDSNLENFNVENSNVENLIIEDKPASLAVEAAVAIVINGIHYAVLMASPHQLEYLAIGFLYSEGLIEHSFELLDWEVMQLSDEAKLNAFTQDNAINSKNDNDDHSELNSFEHLLDYDTYVIELTLSQRCHQRIQAQKRMLAGRTGCGMCGITGITQALPDLSFYLQHNQKNIDISQPSLDELLAIRAQIDATQHTHKLTGAVHAAATMQGNTLHLFEDVGRHNALDKLIGWQLRHKAEVHCVVMTSRLSIELVQKSIRMRLPWLVGMSAPTSTAVRVAERYGLGLGGFLRDNRVTFYTEY
- a CDS encoding FdhF/YdeP family oxidoreductase; amino-acid sequence: MRKIPIYSHPAAGWPALIASTRKLMDYKAFTRGSLSVFSSNQPNGGFDCPGCAWPDHKTHKTLDVCETGIKVLASETMSTKADAEFFARHTVTELQGWNGYELEHSGRLSEPMRYDAAQDKYLPIAWLDAYKIIAEQLNALNSPDEALFYTSGRVTNEPAFLYQLFVRCFGTNNLPDCSNMCHEPTSVMLGRQLGVGKATVMLEDFEQAKLIMMFGQNPATNHPRMLEMLAHAHKQGCKIISINPMREQGLSAFRNPQKPTHMAMGQSDDLVDNVIQIQIGGDTALLTGIAKWLTKNNKIDNDFIEQHTSGYTELDYWLRQQSWSDVERGSGISKDEIVSIAKLVANSPKTICTWGMGITQHVQGDDNVAMITNLLLLMGMVGVDGGGASPIRGHSNVQGDRTMGVHERPGQKLLDSLEKVFKRPMPQEDGFDVVAGAKALIDGELKAFVSMGGNYAVAAPNMSAIQQALTTTQLNVFVGTKLNGTMLYPGANNLILPCISRTESIMTKKGEQFATTEDSMCQVSRSQGSLKPISDMIKSEVQIIADMATHVLGADDPIDWQAMSEDFDIIRDYVAEAIEGFESFNKRVREADRGFHLYHPARHRVWNTDSGKAQFEVPQYPITFVAAQMTEANADLQLGNVDYDDNNSAIEAHQQVWQLTSVRSHDQFNTMIFGYKDRYRQTDRRDVLFMHPDEIQRIGWRKGDRVTVSRQDSHGQIRTLGPLVLTEMDIAANAVATYYPECNDLFDLDTHAPDSHIPAYKSSTVILERAKPVKVKDKSAKEVDSEVSPQAAFA
- a CDS encoding class II aldolase/adducin family protein translates to MQNESVSNVRENVTEAEWKMRVDLAACYRLIAMYGWDDLVFTHISARVPDTEDAFLINPYGLLFEEITASNLVKVNQAGEKISPSDYDINPAGFTIHSAVHGARHDAHCVLHLHTGDGVAVSAQEQGLLPISQQSLFPLSNLAYHDYEGIALNPEEKVRLVADLGDANFMILRNHGLLTCASSVADAFLFMYIMQKACEVQIKAQSGGATLTQIPAQILAGIQAASAQVTKGAGGDIAWPALLRKLRRTDSSFEE
- a CDS encoding alpha/beta fold hydrolase, with the translated sequence MIPLSDWQNQGQYQFINGQQIFTRYGGDKNAPALVLIHGYPSASWDWEGMWDELTQHYYVITLDMLGFGLSDKPKNANYLLSEQADLFETVLDGLNIDSYHILAHDYGDTVAQELLARQVYDSDINKKHIASVCFLNGGLFPETHKPILVQKLLLSPLGFLISKLITKQKFATNLQKIFGPNTQPTPETIDTLWQLLSYNNGLRVMHKLINYIPQRKEHRERWVGAITDSLIPIKLIAGAKDPISGQHMIDRYRKLIPNANITTMPMLGHYPQIENAAAITKAYLAFRERID
- the bhcD gene encoding iminosuccinate reductase BhcD — translated: MSTANNDVNNNDANNEGLIIVSEEACKSVIDRPSAFIAVENVFASMASGDAYNFPVIREAIGYADALYGFKSGFDKKGKSLGLKSGGYWPGNAAKGLTNHQSTIFLFNPDNGKLRALVGGNYLTAVRTAAASSVSIAHLARKDSKVLGMVGAGHQSTFQLRAALEQRSFEKVVAWNKDADQLGNLKAVADEAGIPFESVDREQLCAEADVIITITSAFEPLLMKDWIKPGTHIACMGTDTVGKQEVDADLMAVATVFTDEIAQSISLGETQHAIKAGTIKESDITPIGAVINGDHAGRSNDDEITLFDGTGVGLQDLAVASAAAKLAVEKGEAQHISL
- the bhcC gene encoding 3-hydroxy-D-aspartate aldolase BhcC; the protein is MITEELEVGFNVPAEVGMDEADIQTPCLILDLDALERNVKKMGDYAKDHGMRHRSHGKMHKSVDVQKLQEEMGGAIGVCCQKVSEAEVFARGGIKDILVSNQVREPAKLKRLANLPKLGAKVTVCVDDIDSAAELSAAATEAGTELNCYIEIDCGAGRCGVTTTEAVVEIAKAIDAAENIHFTGIQAYQGAMQHMDSYSDRKAKTQIAIDQVQEAIDALTEIGLKPEFVSGGGTGSYYFESNSGVFNELQCGSYAFMDADYGRILDEDGNRIDAGEWENALFILTSVMSHAKPDKAIVDAGLKAQSVDSGLPFIYGRDDVEYVKCSDEHGVVSDPDAVLKINEKLKLVPGHCDPTCNIHDFYIGVRNGKVESVWPVSARGRAY